GGATGATGCCGCCGCGCGGACCGGCAAGGGTCTTGTGCGTCGTGGAGGTGACCACGTGGGCGTGCGGGACCGGCGAGGGGTGCAGGCCCGCGGCCACCAGCCCGGCGAAGTGCGCCATGTCCACCATGAGGTAGGCGCCCACGGAATCGGCGATGCGGCGGAACTCGGCGAAGTCCAGCTGGCGCGCGTAGGCTGACCAGCTTACCACGATGAGCTGCGGCTTGTGCTCCTGGGCCAGCCGCTCCACCTCTGCCATGTCGATGGTGTGGGTGTCTTCGCGGACCTGGTACGGAACCACGTTGTAGAGCTTGCCGGAGAAGTTGATCCGCATGCCGTGGGTCAGGTGGCCGCCGTGGGCCAGGTTAAGGCCCATGATGGTGTCGCCGGGCTTGATCAGCGCGTGCATGACCGAGGCGTTGGCCTGGGCTCCGGAGTGCGGCTGGACGTTGGCGAACCCGGCACCGAACAGGGCCTTGACCCGGTCGATCGCGAGCTGCTCGATGACGTCCACATGCTCGCAGCCACCGTAGTAGCGCTTGCCCGGGTAGCCTTCGGCGTACTTGTTGGTCAGCACGGAGCCCTGCGCCTGCATGACCGCGGCGGCGGTGTGGTTCTCCGAAGCGATCATTTCCAGGCCGTCGCGCTGGCGGCCCAGTTCGTCGTCGATCTTTGCCGCAATTTCGGGGTCCAGGGCGGAGAGGTCTGCGTTCAGGCTGGGGGAGACCACCTGTTCAAAGGCCACAGTGCCCGCGGCGGATGAAACGCCGCTCACAGTTCGCCGCCGTTTGCTTCGGCGTATTCCTGTGCGGAGAGCAGCGGGCCCTCTTCGGTGACGGTGACTTTGAAGAGCCAGCCGGCGCCGTAGGGGTCGTTGTTGATCACGGCGGGGTCGCTGACCACGTCGTCGTTGACTTCCGTGACCTCGCCCGTGACGGGGGAGTACAGGTCCGACACGGACTTGGTGGACTCGATCTCGCCACAGGTCTCGCCTGCGGTCACCGTGGCGCCAACTTCGGGCAGGTCCACGTAGACGATGTCGCCCAGTGCCTCGGCGGCAACAGCGGACACGCCCACCACGGAGGGGCCGGAGCCGTCAGCGGCGATCCATTCGTGCTCGGCGGAGTACTTCAGTTCAGCGGCAACTTTAGCCATGGTGTTTTTCCTTAAGTTTGGAGTGCAAGAAAGCGGGAGCGCGGGGTTATTTCTGGCGCTTGTAAAAGGGCAGTGCGACGACTTCGAAGGGCTCAGCCTTGCCGCGCAGGTCCACGTCCAGTGCGGTGCCCAGCTCGGCGTGCTCGACGTCGACATAGGCCAGGGCGACAGGGTAGCCCAGGGTGGGGCTCGGCTGGCCGGAGGTCACTTCGCCCACCACGTTGCCGTCCTTGAGGACGGGGTAGCCGCCACGGCCGGCGCGCCTGACCTTTCAGGCCGACGAGCTTGCGCTTGGAGCCGGACTCCTTGGCCGCCTCCAGTGCTGCCCGGCCCACGAAGTCCCCTTCCTTGGACTTAAGCGCCACCACGGGGCCAAGGCCGGCGTCGAACGGTGAACGCTCGAGGGAGAGCTCATTCCCGTACAGCGGCATGCCTGCTTCAAGGCGGAGCGAATCGCGGGATGCGAGGCCGCAGGGGACAATGCCGAACTCTTCCCCGGCCTGGGCCACGGACTCCCAGAGGGAAGCGGCGCCTTCATTCGGGAGGAAGAGTTCAAAGCCGTCTTCACCGGTGTAGCCAGTGCGGGCCAGGATGACATCGTGGCCGTCTACGGTGACTTCGTTGAACGCGTAATACTTCAGGTCGGTGACCAGGGCGTGCCGGGACTCATCCGTGAGTTTGAGCAGGATGGCCTCGGCCTTGGGTCCCTGGACTGCGACGAGCGAGGTTGCCGCCGAAGCGTCCTCCACCGTCACATCGAAGTTGGCTGCGCGCTCGGCGAGGGCGGCGGCCACGGTGGGGGCGTTGCCTGCGTTCGGGACCACCAGGTACTTCTCATCGCCGAACCGGTAGGTGATGAGGTCGTCGATGATGCCGCCGTCCTCATTGCAGATCAGCGAGTACTTGGCTTTGCCGTCCGCGATGGCGGACAACTTGCCTACCAGGGCGTAGTCCAGGAAGGCGCCGGCCTGGGGTCCGGTGACCCAGACTTCGCCCATGTGGGAGAGGTCGAACAGGCCGGCGGCTCTGCGCACGGCGTGGTGTTCTGCCAGTTCGGAGCTGTATTTGAGCGGCATCTGCCAGCCACCGAAGTCGGTGAAGGAGGCGCCAAGCTTTTTGTGCTCTTCGTAGAGAGCCGTGTAGTTCTCAGTCACGGGGGATCCTTAGTTTTCGAACTCGGACAGCGGCGGGCAGGAGCAGATCAAGTTCCGGTCTCCACCGGCGCCGTCGATCCGGCCCACCGGCGGGAAGTACTTGTCCTGCTTCAGGTGGTGGACGGGGAAGACGGCCTGCTCGCGGCTGTACTGGCGGGTCCATTCGGAGTTCACGACGGCGGACGCGGTGTGGGGTGCGTTGCGCAGCGGGGAATCCTGGACAGAGAAGTCGCCGTTGGCCACCTGGTCGATTTCCTTGCGGATGGTGATCATGGCCTCGATGAAGCGGTCGATCTCGGCCAGGTCCTCGGACTCGGTGGGCTCCACCATCAGGGTGCCTGCCACCGGGAACGCCAGGGTGGGGGCGTGGAAGCCGAAGTCGATGAGTCGCTTGGCCACGTCCTCGGCCGTGACACCGGTCTTGGCAGTGAGGTCGCGCAGGTCCAGGATGCATTCGTGCGCCACGAGGCCGCCTTCGCCGGTGTAGAGCACCGGGAAGTACTCGTTCAGGCGCACGGCAACATAGTTCGCTGCGAGCAGGGCTGCCTTGGTGGCCTCGGTCAGTCCCTCCCCGCCCATGAGCTTCACGTAGGCCCAGGAGATCGGCAGGACACCGGCGGAACCGAAGTTCGAGGCGCTGATGGCCACGCCGTGGCCTTCCTCATGCGCTGCCTTGTTGGCGTCGCCGGGCATGAACGGTGCCAGGTGTGCCTTGGCCGCGACCGGTCCGACGCCGGGTCCGCCGCCGCCGTGCGGGATGCAGAAGGTCTTGTGCAGGTTCAGGTGGGACACGTCGCCGCCGAACTTGCCGGGCTGGGCCAGGCCCACCAGGGCGTTCAGGTTGGCGCCGTCGACGTAGACCTGGCCGCCGGCCGCGTGGACAGCCTCGCAGATCTCGGTCACGTCCGCGTCGTAGACACCGTGGGTGGACGGGTAGGTGATCATGATCGCCGAGAGGACGTCCTTGTTCGCCTCGATCTTCGCGTACAGGTCCTCGTGGTCGATCGTTCCGTCCGCCGCCGTGGCAACGACGACGACCTTCATTCCGGCCAGGACCGCAGAGGCGGCGTTGGTGCCGTGGGCGGAGGCGGGGATGAGGCAGACGTTGCGCTGGGTATCGCCGTTGGCGCGGTGGTAGCCGCGGATGGCCAGCAGGCCGGCGAGCTCGCCCTGGGAGCCGGCGTTCGGCTGCAGCGACACCTGGTCGTAGCCGGTGATTTCCGCCAGGTCGGCTTCCAGGCCACTGATCAGTTCACGCCAGCCCTTGGTCTGGGACTCGGGGGCGAAGGGGTGGATGGAGGCGAACTCCGGCCAGGAGATGGCTTCCATCTCGGCGGTGGCGTTCAGCTTCATGGTGCACGAGCCCAGCGGGATCATGGTGCGGTCCAGCGCCAGGTCGCGGTCGGAGAGCCTGCGGATGTAGCGCAGGAGCTGGGTTTCGGAGCGGTGGGTGTTGAACACCGGGTGCTGCATGAACTCAGAGGTGCGGAGCACCTCTGACGGCAGGTCGAAGCCCGCAGCGTCCACTACGGGGCCGGCACCGAAGGCGACGGCGATCGCGGACAGGATTTCCGGCGTCGTGGTTTCATCCACGGACACGCCAATGGTGTCGGCATCAATGTGGCGCAGGTTGATGCCGCGTGCTTCAGCAGCGGTGATGACCTTGGCGGCCTTGCCCGGGACGGAAACCGTGACCGTATCGAAGAACGTCTCGGAGGCCAGTTCGCGGCCTGCGCTCTTGAGCGTGGTGGCGAGGGCGCGTGCGTTGTTGTGGACGCGCTCGGCAATGGCCTTCAGCCCGTCGGGGCCGTGGTAGACGGCGTAGAAGGAGGAAACGATGGCCAGCAGCGCCTGCGCGGTGCAGATGTTGGACGTGGCCTTCTCGCGGCGGATGTGCTGCTCGCGGGTCTGCAGCGCCAGGCGGTAAGCCGGGAGGCCGGCGTCGTCCTTGGATACGCCCACCAGGCGGCCCGGCATGGAACGTTCCAGGCCCTTGGCCACTGCCATGTATGCGGCGTGCGGGCCGCCGAAGAACAGCGGGACACCGAAACGCTGGGTGGAGCCGACGGCGATGTCGGCACCCTGCTCGCCTGGAGGGGTGATCAGGGTCAGTGCCAGCAGGTCAGCGGCCACCGTCACCAGCGCGCCGCGCTCCTTTGCTTCGGCGATGACGCCGGCGTGGCTGAAAACGCGGCCGGAGACGCCCGGCTGCTGGAGCACGATGCCGTTGATTGCGCCGTCGGGCAGGCCCTTGGACAGGTCGGCGACCTCAACCTCGAAGCCGAGCGCCTCGGCGCGGCCCTTGACGATGGCGATGGTCTGCGGCAGGACGTCGGCGTCCAGGACGGTCTTGCCGTCTCGGACGTCCTTGTTCTTGTTGGCGCGGCGCATCATGAGGACGGCTTCGGCCACGGCGGTGGCTTCATCGAGCAGGGAGGCGTTGGCGATGGGCAGGCCCACCAGGTCCTGGACCATGGTCTGGAAGTTCAGGAGTGCCTCGAGCCGTCCCTGGGAAATCTCGGGCTGGTACGGGGTGTAGGCGGTGTACCAGGCCGGGGCCTCGAGGACATTCCGGCGGATGACGGCGGGCGTG
This region of Arthrobacter sp. DNA4 genomic DNA includes:
- the glyA gene encoding serine hydroxymethyltransferase; its protein translation is MSGVSSAAGTVAFEQVVSPSLNADLSALDPEIAAKIDDELGRQRDGLEMIASENHTAAAVMQAQGSVLTNKYAEGYPGKRYYGGCEHVDVIEQLAIDRVKALFGAGFANVQPHSGAQANASVMHALIKPGDTIMGLNLAHGGHLTHGMRINFSGKLYNVVPYQVREDTHTIDMAEVERLAQEHKPQLIVVSWSAYARQLDFAEFRRIADSVGAYLMVDMAHFAGLVAAGLHPSPVPHAHVVTSTTHKTLAGPRGGIILSNDPDIAKKINSAVFPGQQGGPLEHVIAGKAVAFKIAASEEFKERQERVLTGARILAERLVQPDVTAKGISVVSGGTDVHLVLVDLRNCELDGQQAEDRLAAIDITVNRNAVPFDPRPPMVTSGLRIGTPALATRGFGEEAFREVADIIAEALIADAGADLSGLRHRVEALAAAHPLYPGVAPLS
- the gcvH gene encoding glycine cleavage system protein GcvH yields the protein MAKVAAELKYSAEHEWIAADGSGPSVVGVSAVAAEALGDIVYVDLPEVGATVTAGETCGEIESTKSVSDLYSPVTGEVTEVNDDVVSDPAVINNDPYGAGWLFKVTVTEEGPLLSAQEYAEANGGEL
- the gcvP gene encoding aminomethyl-transferring glycine dehydrogenase yields the protein MTIQSLPSAFADRHIGARRQADVDTMLKAVGYDSVDGLVDIAVPNSIRQSKPLALKDALSEVEVLAELRRLAAKNKTAVQMIGQGYYDTITPAVIRRNVLEAPAWYTAYTPYQPEISQGRLEALLNFQTMVQDLVGLPIANASLLDEATAVAEAVLMMRRANKNKDVRDGKTVLDADVLPQTIAIVKGRAEALGFEVEVADLSKGLPDGAINGIVLQQPGVSGRVFSHAGVIAEAKERGALVTVAADLLALTLITPPGEQGADIAVGSTQRFGVPLFFGGPHAAYMAVAKGLERSMPGRLVGVSKDDAGLPAYRLALQTREQHIRREKATSNICTAQALLAIVSSFYAVYHGPDGLKAIAERVHNNARALATTLKSAGRELASETFFDTVTVSVPGKAAKVITAAEARGINLRHIDADTIGVSVDETTTPEILSAIAVAFGAGPVVDAAGFDLPSEVLRTSEFMQHPVFNTHRSETQLLRYIRRLSDRDLALDRTMIPLGSCTMKLNATAEMEAISWPEFASIHPFAPESQTKGWRELISGLEADLAEITGYDQVSLQPNAGSQGELAGLLAIRGYHRANGDTQRNVCLIPASAHGTNAASAVLAGMKVVVVATAADGTIDHEDLYAKIEANKDVLSAIMITYPSTHGVYDADVTEICEAVHAAGGQVYVDGANLNALVGLAQPGKFGGDVSHLNLHKTFCIPHGGGGPGVGPVAAKAHLAPFMPGDANKAAHEEGHGVAISASNFGSAGVLPISWAYVKLMGGEGLTEATKAALLAANYVAVRLNEYFPVLYTGEGGLVAHECILDLRDLTAKTGVTAEDVAKRLIDFGFHAPTLAFPVAGTLMVEPTESEDLAEIDRFIEAMITIRKEIDQVANGDFSVQDSPLRNAPHTASAVVNSEWTRQYSREQAVFPVHHLKQDKYFPPVGRIDGAGGDRNLICSCPPLSEFEN